CAACGACaccgaaacgaagaaagttcaATTAACAAGATTGATCGCGTCTTGCATGTTGCAACGCGTCGTACGGCGTACGAAAATCTGGTTGAACGCATGTACACCCCATTTCCGCTGACATCCTACTCACGAACTTCTATTGTTATCAGATTCCGACCGTAAAGTCGACGCGTTATCCGCGATGCTGGCAGAGTCACGAACTTCCCATGAATCTGTGTTTCTGACTGGCCTGGTCGCGTTACGTATCGCTACCACGTCGAAAGCTTCTGTTTTCCGATCGAGACGTCGAAATATCACGCAACGACTGAGTTTCTTGCTCGAAAGTAACTACTTTTGACAAATTTCGCTCGTTCTCGGACTCTAACTGTATTTCTACGAGCTAACAAACACACGTCACGCATACCTGATATCTgtcttcttttatcatttcctttcttccctGTCTTTCGTCTTCTGTTCGTTTTAAAGGCAATCTTTTCCAAGACAACGACGACATTCCATGCAATCTACCGTAACGACCTTTGATGTCGAACCTCCCCGTGGCCAATGAAGATAATGTTCGTGACTCCCGTCCGTGACCTGAGTCGATAGTGTCTCATGataacgagagaaaagaattcGTTAACGAGTCGCACGAGCACGAGTCAGAGGGTGGGTGGAGTTTCGCGTGCGTGGTCGGCCAAGGTGTCAATGTTAATTGCGTCGAAGAACTTTCACGTCTTGAACAATTCCGAGCTGTCCCGTCGTTACGTCCATTCGTTTCAGATATTTGACAGCATCGACGTTGATCTTTTTCAACAAGTTCTCTAGGATATGAGCGCGGCGGTGCTGTCAGCCGCGAAGAATAGTTCAGCTTCCCTTTTCGCGGAGAACAATGATATTTAAAGGCATTTCTCGTAGCCAATTCGACAGCGATTTATTATCTAACCGCGAGAGAGAGACTTACAAATTCAGCGCATTCACCGCGGCCCACCTTGTCAGGCGAAAATCACGTTTCTCCTTCAAATTCACCTCAGAAATTCGCATCCATCAAAGTCTTCCTTTCCGCTTCCAAATTTATTCTGCTCGTCCATTTCGAAAACTTCGTCCATTAATATCGCTTGTTGTCCCGTTAAATATCAAACctggaattttaattgttcatATGCATCAGGGACTGAATCCGACTGGTATATCGGAGTGTACcacgaaaattataaaaatgcgTTATTATTCGCAAGCTGGTTGATTTCATCGTGCGATAAAATTGTCATTTCGGCCATGATATCATTTTCGAGAATTCTAGGACGTACATTGTCGTAGATAGCGCATTAGCGCAAAGTGAATTCAACCTCCCTCGGAGCGCGTTACGCCATTACGAGAATTACCAACGCGACTGCATTGCCTCTCTCTGTTTTTCTCCGTGTTACCGTAAAATTGCCCCGTTTATTGGGATTCATTGTTGTCCTCGTTCGGCGGCGCGCTCTGCCGTATTTACACGAGCTGCAACACACCAATCGGACGAAGAACGGGATGAGTGTCGGCTGCCAGTGTCGAATTAATTTCCGTCGTGCAGCATCATTGTCGCTCCCCTCCCCCTCGGCCCGATAAACGTTTTCGAGAGACGTTACCATTTCAATCCCACGTCATAGTCGGCGTTTCACCGAATAATAGCTTCTCAATAAGCTGAAAATATTGTCCAGCTCTTTGTTCGCGATCATAATTAAAGcttcaatttcttttgtaaataGTAACTCATTATCGATGAATGCGAAACACGGCCCGTGCGTGATTTATGTGTGAAAGGAGAGAAGGACTCAACTTCCACGCAAAATACTCCGCTGCAAAGAGTCTCTTTTGTCACGTTTTCAGCGGCGTTTCATTAAACGACGCCATTCTGCTAGGGATGTTTATGTCGTTCGTTGAATCAGGTATTGTTCACTTAACTGGCACGATCCTAGGTGTAACATTCATTTAATGGGCACGATGGGGGCAAAATTGCAGCGAATCATGATTTCGTCGGGTTCCATAGAATTTCACCCCGGGGCCAGGATAATCGGATTCTCGTTGGGAGTGCTTTCACGCGATTCATTAGAGCGCCATTTATATTTCTCGACGGTGAAAAACGAATCAATCGGGCAAAGTATGTTTAATGGCAGCCGACCTCATACGATTTTCCGTCAAATATCAGTTCCAGCGATCGAATTTTCTACATAACATCCAAACGAGAAGTTAAATAAGATCGAGAGGAAAAGAATGGTAGacaaattacgttatatcgtgcaCTTAAAACGATAAAGACGAAACGACGTCGCGTAGCGATTTTTTGTCGCAACTGTACCTGACAGCGTGTTCCGACCTTTCTGTAAAAAGTTGTTGTTCCACGATAAAACGATACGCCAGTTAACATTGTTTACGGCTCGTTCGATTCCATAAAATCAATAGACCAGCATGACgcgtcgattaaaaaatattccaacatcGCGACCATTTTACCGCGATTCGACGAGcctatcatttttattcgttcgattgAATTACGGTCGGTTGCTTATTCTCGAAAAATACGAACACGTGTCCTTTCTCATCGACAATCTTAAATGTTACGAAAGCACACTGTCAGCACGTGACAATATCCACTCGTAAAGCCGTCCtttatctttctcttattCAGAGTTTCTCGTAATCTTACGGAAGTTTCATTTCAGGAGTATGCAGGCGTTCAACAATCGTGTTGTTCAACTATAATCAAATTATGCTTGTTtctatttactttaataaattaataaaaatcgtgAGAATAATGCATCGTGCTGATCGCGTTATCGTTATCCACGTACAGAGATAAAAGTTATGCATTTACGCGAAAATATTtacgagttaattaaatatataagtgGAACCTCTGAGAATAGCAGCTCAAGACGTTTCAATTCACTCGCTGTCGTGTTGGTCGCTTAATAGAATCAAAAGAATTTCTCCGCAATATACGCCATGAACGGAAGAAAATTCAccttttcatatttattgcTTGTCGTTTTACTGCAGGTAtgtaaaattcgtatttcCAAGTTGCCTGAATCGCAATGCGTGTCGCTTGCTtttagagagaaagagagaggaaaaaataaacgattttgACGATCGAGAATGAAGCATCAAAGGTTTAAACTTAAATAAATGAGGCATAATGTTCATACAAGGAACGCTGAACGTATCGTGAGCGCACGAGAAACTTTGCAATTTAAACGAGTTAActtgtttttaatttacgtCACTCCAATGTCCATGACACGATTCTCagcgataaaatatataattcatctTTGATCGTTACTCATGCGTCTCTTAACGGCaatatgaaaaaaggaaacagcagcaaaatatcaatattaagtgaaatataattaaagtactcgtatttatttttcaggtGACCGAATCTGTTACTGAAAACGTTTCAATCAACAAAGTTCTATCGGCATTCAAAGATGTAATTTTACCGCAATTACGGTCAACATCTAGTAAAATCGCAGAGGGGTTAAACATTCAACAGACGTACAAACCGAAAACTACTACAATGTCACCACCAATTTTGATACAATCCAACACTCCTTTGGCAACTAGTAACTCGGTAAATGATATTACATATCAGATGGTATAAacgtgaataaaataaatataaatagttctTTGAATTGTTTACACTTGAAATAAACTATGTAAAACACGGCGATGATTTAAATGCaagttgttaattattaagtgtatagaatattaataagttCACGGACAGTAaagaatacatattataactttttaaaattctatctattaacatatttaataacgaGTTATAATTGCATTCAAGAGGGAAATTGTTTTCGAATGATTACTTTCATCTTGTGGACACAAAGAAATGTAGAATGATCGAAAAGAGTTTGAAACGTAGAACAGATATGCGAACGTTTGCAATCTAACATAGAGCAAAAGTTTATAGTGACTTGTTTCCACAAAGTTCGTTTGCCTAGTGAAAGCCGCCTGGTAATAATTGAGTTTCAAGCTTAATCGTACAGTTTAGGTTCGGCTTGTTTGCCATGATTTAACCCAAACTACAGGTTGCGCCATACGCCAGATCGCTCCAATCGCAAGTCGGCTAACTAGATAAACATGATAAATATAACTTCGTTAAATCGCTGCGCTGTTGTTTGTAACAATACAGAAATTCATCGACGTCGTAATTATAGGATAACATGCTTAGGATAACACGAAATAGATTGTGCCAAAGCTCGAAAGTACGCCGTGCGTGCAATGATTCATGGAACTATCTGCAATTACTACTACAAAAAAACGTCTCACATTGTTGTTGTCACAACAAACGTTGTGCAAAAcactttaaaatttaattagaatctTAAAGAGACGCGATTATATCGCTGAAGTTCGGAACAAACCTGAAgacgaaaatagaaattacaagatatttattccaAACATATACTTCgcagaaattataaaaatacttgtatAAAAGTTTCATGTATACAGATTTTCGGatttattccaaattttactAACAGAGCCCTAACTGTGTCTCGTTTCAATGCTAATAAGGTTCCAGGAGGTTTTCCATATATATCAGTCAATTCAACGAAACTGGTTTATAAACAATTCAACAAATCTGGTAGAAATTGCAATTGCAATTTAAAGTTGCATCAACGTGTCCCCGTTTCTATTATGTTATCGAGTATCGTTGCGAAAAGAACAAGTTAGCGGGGTGGAAAACAGTCAGGAAGGAAAACAGATAGAACCGGCTCCTTACTTATGCAcggttttattaaatacaaaaatcgaGGTACTCAAACAGATATAGAAAAGTGGTAGCTATTGTATTCAATGATTGTACACAGGCAAATAACGCAGCGGTCATCAATGCCAACCGCTTGCAGCGTTGGTCCCAGTGGTTGTCCTTGCACAACTTTTCCCTTCCTTGTCTCGTGTCGGTGCGATCGCCAACGCAATGTCAACGAATGCGCTTGTCTAGTCACGTTAGCTCGTGTAAAACCCACCTTAGAAAGGCCCGATTCGCCAATCAACTGCCTCTATGGCCGCATGGCATCGACCGGTTTCTCACAAGcgattcgatttttcttttacaggAACAACAAGCGACGAGTGAAGAAACGGACGTACAAGGGAATAAGCAGTTTGATCTACAAATGGTACAGAGGAACCTTAAGCAGCAACGGGGATGCGCTACCGGTAGAGACGGACCCCGAGGGACCGGAAACTATCGCGGACGGTGCTGTTCCTGTTGATACGACAACGTTACTTAAGGGAGTCTCGCCGAGTGCGATCGTACCTAGAGGtgaaatcaaattaattctcGCTGATGCGAAGGCCGTCGAACTTCCGGAAGTACTCGTCACCGTGCTCGAGCTCGATGCTGAACCCTCGATCCTTGTTGGCTCTGTAGCATctgcaaataaatttcgttacaCTGGAATAGAGCATATGTAAATAGTATCGATGTCACACGGTCCCAGTAACATAATTACTGTTGATCTTCCAGGTTCTAGATGAGGTTGATTTAGTGGGTTGTTTACAGCTCGAAGCTTTAATCAATTCGAAGGCAGATTCCTATCACAAAACGATCTCTAGCAGCTAGTATCTTTCTCATTTTGTATCGTGGAACAGGATAGGTGACAAAGTTCGTTCAACATAACGCGCCCCTAAATATTATTCTCTATCGTATGAAATGTCTGATATCGTTTTATCGATCTTTTGCTCCttctttttcaacaaatatcttttgtccttatagataaatatatgtatcgattactatatataatatatgtatcaaGACTgagaattttctctttttaattgttacgTACATATAGACGTATAGATGCATTTGTTTAAGGATTTAAAGATAAATCTTACCTGACGCTAAACCAGATACATCACTGGTTTGTTCGGCACTTATGTTGCTTGAAACCGACACATTGGCGACCGCACTGGAAGACACGCTGGCAGATTTAGCGGTTGCCGAAGCAGCAACACTAGCAGCAGTCACTGCTTCAGGTGTGGAAGCTTCAACGCCAGCCGGTACCGGTACCGGTGGAACTGTTGGACCAGCGATGATTATAGGCCCGGTGGAGGGACCTATTACGGCGTTCGCTGACGCTATGCCTATTGTTTCTCTAATTGCCGTGGCCGTGACGTTCGTCGATGCTTTCGTGGTCGATGATTCTTCTGCGCTTTCGATTGCAACAACCGCCTTCGCTGACGCTGCAACGGCacctttctttgtttctgcTTCGGCTGACGCTGCATTATTGGTGTCTGCGATAGCGACGGAATTGTCGGATGGCGCTACTAGCGTCACCGCGCCAGCCGAAGCTCCTTTAACGAGGACTGTATCTTCTGGCACAGCTGAGGCAATAGCTGGctctaaaaagaaaagaaaagaaagtgaaaagaaatacaaaataataactttaGCAACTTTTCATAACGATAGCAACTTTTATCTGTTTTTCTCGTAATCGTCCAGTATGTTCTCCTGAATACGTTCAAATTTATTGGTGTATTAAATTTGCAATTCGCTGAAGGAACGTGGTACAGATAAATTCTTGGCTTTATGTACCTCGTAAAATGTTCATGTTAATAGTAAGAGCCGATACTGTTTGTTTATGTAAGTCGAATAGTTTTAAATATAGCCTTCGGTTGATGGCGCCATAAATATTCACATGGAATTCAAAATCCTTCGAAACAACCCCGGTTATTTTGTTGCTTCTTTAAACTTTCTAAACCCCGAAGAACAATCGTGCGTTAACTTTTATCCCAAATGATAAATTACTTAGCGTCGTTGGAGGAGGAGAGCTGGTTGCGGGAGTTCCTGGAGACACGATGGTCACTGGTCCGGAAGACGATCCCTCGACGACAGTTTTTGTTACGGGGCCAGCAACTATGGTTTGAGCTTTCTTGGCCGGTTCCGCGGGTAACAGGCT
This genomic window from Bombus pyrosoma isolate SC7728 linkage group LG4, ASM1482585v1, whole genome shotgun sequence contains:
- the LOC122566728 gene encoding endochitinase A1-like, producing the protein MKLLLRFVASIFLTSVRASSWPYHEIVGVGQSSGPLLVAPVYGVAPAVSLLPAEPAKKAQTIVAGPVTKTVVEGSSSGPVTIVSPGTPATSSPPPTTLKPAIASAVPEDTVLVKGASAGAVTLVAPSDNSVAIADTNNAASAEAETKKGAVAASAKAVVAIESAEESSTTKASTNVTATAIRETIGIASANAVIGPSTGPIIIAGPTVPPVPVPAGVEASTPEAVTAASVAASATAKSASVSSSAVANVSVSSNISAEQTSDVSGLASDATEPTRIEGSASSSSTVTSTSGSSTAFASARINLISPLGTIALGETPLSNVVVSTGTAPSAIVSGPSGSVSTGSASPLLLKVPLYHL